Proteins encoded by one window of Chondromyces crocatus:
- a CDS encoding class I adenylate-forming enzyme family protein, protein MHTAIRDPLSDRFLIDHALRAFAESTPDRLALVSEGRRISYGELNALVDRCASALREVGVVRGERVVVALDNGVDAVVSYYGAIRADGVPSLLPTNTRPRRLGQVLALAEARALIIARSMQECLASLDGLPQAARPAAVFLQGPTPPAPAVPAAGGGPAAASAPGAPGPAFVGGLDLGEALSNAGAHAPERRAIELDLATLCWTSGSTGEPKGVMLTHQNLRNSAAAIGAYLDHSASDVTLCVLPLSHTYGLFQLLVTHTFGGTVVLEKGFGMPWPIVQRMAEERVTGFAGVPTIFASMLSLKNMAKADLSALRYMTNAAYGLPAAQVVRLRELLPQVRFFAMYGQTECTRVCYLPPEVALDRPASVGIAMPNEELWIEREDGTHAAPGETGELVVRGPNVMRGYWRNPEATARALKPGPIPGEVVLHTGDLFKADESGYLYFVARKDDVIKTRGEKVSPLEVESVICKIAGVIEVAAVGVPDPVLGQAIKVAVVKGAEGDVSADDIRRRVRAELDEVAVPKFVEFVDALPKTASGKVKKSELV, encoded by the coding sequence GTGCACACCGCCATCCGCGATCCGCTGTCGGATCGCTTCCTCATCGATCATGCGCTCCGCGCGTTCGCGGAGTCCACGCCGGACCGGCTGGCGCTCGTCTCCGAGGGGCGCCGGATCTCGTACGGTGAGCTGAACGCGCTCGTCGATCGCTGCGCGTCGGCGCTGCGCGAGGTGGGTGTCGTCCGTGGCGAGCGGGTCGTGGTGGCGCTCGACAACGGCGTCGACGCGGTCGTCAGCTACTACGGGGCGATCCGCGCCGACGGGGTCCCTTCCCTGCTGCCGACGAACACGCGCCCGCGGCGCCTCGGCCAGGTGCTGGCGCTGGCGGAGGCGCGCGCCTTGATCATCGCCCGGAGCATGCAGGAGTGCCTGGCTTCCCTCGACGGCCTGCCGCAGGCCGCGCGGCCCGCAGCGGTCTTCCTCCAGGGTCCCACGCCCCCCGCTCCAGCGGTGCCAGCCGCAGGGGGTGGTCCGGCGGCGGCGAGCGCGCCCGGTGCGCCGGGGCCTGCGTTCGTCGGCGGACTGGATCTCGGCGAGGCGCTGTCGAACGCGGGAGCGCACGCCCCCGAGCGACGCGCCATCGAGCTGGATCTCGCCACGCTCTGCTGGACGAGCGGCTCCACCGGCGAGCCCAAGGGGGTGATGCTCACGCACCAGAACCTCCGCAACAGCGCCGCCGCCATCGGCGCCTACCTCGATCACTCGGCCAGCGACGTGACCCTCTGCGTCCTGCCGCTGTCGCACACCTACGGGCTGTTCCAGCTCCTCGTGACCCACACCTTCGGCGGGACGGTGGTGCTGGAGAAGGGGTTCGGGATGCCGTGGCCCATCGTGCAGCGCATGGCAGAGGAGCGGGTCACCGGCTTCGCAGGGGTCCCGACGATCTTCGCGTCCATGCTCTCGCTGAAGAACATGGCCAAGGCCGATCTCAGCGCCCTCCGCTACATGACGAACGCCGCCTACGGGCTGCCCGCGGCGCAGGTGGTGCGGCTGCGGGAGCTTCTGCCGCAGGTCCGCTTTTTCGCGATGTACGGGCAGACCGAGTGCACGCGGGTGTGTTACCTGCCTCCCGAGGTGGCGCTCGATCGTCCTGCGTCGGTCGGGATCGCCATGCCCAACGAGGAGCTGTGGATCGAGCGTGAGGACGGGACCCACGCCGCGCCCGGAGAGACGGGAGAGCTCGTGGTGCGCGGTCCGAACGTGATGCGCGGCTACTGGCGCAACCCGGAGGCCACGGCGCGCGCGCTGAAGCCGGGGCCGATCCCGGGCGAGGTCGTGCTGCACACGGGGGATCTCTTCAAGGCCGACGAGAGCGGCTACCTGTACTTCGTGGCGCGCAAGGACGACGTCATCAAGACGCGCGGGGAGAAGGTCAGCCCCCTGGAGGTGGAGTCGGTGATCTGCAAGATCGCCGGCGTGATCGAGGTGGCGGCGGTGGGGGTGCCGGATCCGGTGCTGGGTCAGGCGATCAAGGTCGCGGTGGTCAAGGGAGCAGAGGGCGACGTGAGCGCCGACGACATCCGGCGTCGCGTGCGGGCCGAACTCGATGAGGTCGCCGTGCCCAAGTTCGTCGAGTTCGTGGATGCTCTGCCGAAGACGGCGAGCGGCAAGGTCAAGAAGAGCGAGCTTGTCTGA
- a CDS encoding acyl carrier protein — MSTASTETTIRNFLVSSFGYRGATADLGAEVPLLDQGILDSTAVLEIVQFFESDLGIQVDDEEMVPENFGSIARLISYVERKKSN, encoded by the coding sequence ATGAGCACCGCGAGCACTGAAACCACGATCCGAAACTTCCTCGTCTCCTCGTTCGGATATCGCGGAGCCACCGCAGATCTCGGAGCAGAGGTTCCTCTCCTCGACCAGGGCATCCTCGACTCGACGGCCGTACTGGAGATCGTCCAGTTCTTCGAGTCGGACCTCGGGATCCAGGTCGACGACGAAGAAATGGTACCGGAGAATTTCGGCTCCATCGCCCGACTCATCTCCTACGTCGAGCGGAAGAAGAGCAACTAG
- the nadE gene encoding NAD(+) synthase: MFSRDVLKIDAPAVASEIEQAIRDQVFGKLRRRGAVVGISGGIDSSVVVTLCARALGKDKVVGLFMPERDTSDDALRLGRTLADQLGIEAVVESIRPALAGFGCYARQDDAIRMVFPEYVEGWRFKITLPSILEGDRLNVSQLTVQPPGEEPRTRRLPLKAYLQLVAATNFKQRCRKMMEYYHGDRLNYAVAGTPNLLEYDQGFFVKQGDGAADFKPIAHLYKTQVYALAEYIGVPEEIRRRPPTTDTFSLPQGQDEFYFSLPHDKMDLCLYAHNHGIPAAETAPAVGITPEQVERVYKDIEAKRRVSEYLHARPYLVQDPVKG; this comes from the coding sequence ATGTTTTCGCGAGACGTCCTCAAGATCGATGCCCCGGCCGTGGCGAGTGAGATCGAGCAAGCCATCCGGGATCAGGTGTTCGGGAAGCTCCGTCGTCGGGGCGCCGTGGTCGGTATCTCCGGCGGGATCGACAGCTCGGTGGTCGTCACCCTCTGCGCCCGCGCGCTGGGCAAGGACAAGGTGGTCGGCCTCTTCATGCCCGAGCGCGACACCTCCGACGACGCCCTGCGGCTCGGCAGGACGCTCGCGGATCAGCTCGGGATCGAGGCAGTGGTCGAGAGCATCCGCCCGGCGCTCGCCGGCTTCGGCTGCTATGCCCGCCAGGACGACGCCATCCGGATGGTCTTCCCGGAGTACGTCGAGGGGTGGCGCTTCAAGATCACCCTCCCCTCCATCCTGGAAGGCGATCGGCTCAACGTCTCGCAGCTGACGGTGCAGCCGCCCGGCGAGGAGCCCAGGACGCGGCGGCTGCCGCTCAAGGCTTACCTGCAGCTCGTCGCGGCGACGAACTTCAAGCAGCGCTGCCGCAAGATGATGGAGTACTACCACGGCGACCGGCTCAACTACGCCGTGGCGGGCACGCCGAACCTGCTCGAGTACGATCAGGGCTTCTTCGTGAAGCAGGGCGACGGCGCGGCCGATTTCAAGCCGATCGCGCACCTCTACAAGACGCAGGTCTACGCGCTCGCCGAGTACATCGGGGTGCCCGAGGAGATCCGACGTCGTCCTCCGACGACCGACACCTTCTCGCTGCCCCAGGGCCAGGACGAGTTCTACTTCTCGCTCCCGCACGACAAGATGGATCTGTGCCTCTACGCGCACAACCACGGCATCCCTGCGGCGGAGACGGCGCCTGCGGTGGGCATCACGCCCGAGCAGGTGGAGCGTGTCTACAAGGACATCGAGGCCAAGCGCCGCGTGTCCGAGTACCTGCATGCGCGGCCGTACCTCGTGCAAGATCCCGTCAAGGGATGA
- the pyrR gene encoding bifunctional pyr operon transcriptional regulator/uracil phosphoribosyltransferase PyrR, with the protein MEVILDPAAIGRGLRRVAGEIAERGRGVDDLALIGIRRGGVPLSHRLAALLLEIEGHAPPVGAVDITLYRDDAATALPNPRIGPSHIPFPVDGRRILLIDDVVYTGRTIRAALDAVLDYGRPRRIELLALVDRGGRELPIHPDYVVRSVEVASERRVEVIERDGELWSVISPADGPATVGS; encoded by the coding sequence ATGGAAGTGATCCTGGATCCGGCAGCGATCGGGCGTGGCCTCCGGCGCGTCGCCGGAGAGATCGCAGAGCGGGGCCGCGGGGTGGACGATCTCGCGCTCATCGGCATCCGGCGAGGCGGCGTGCCGCTGTCGCATCGGCTCGCCGCGTTGCTCCTCGAGATCGAGGGGCACGCTCCGCCCGTCGGCGCGGTGGACATCACCCTCTACCGGGACGACGCCGCCACGGCCCTCCCGAACCCGCGGATTGGCCCGAGCCACATCCCGTTCCCCGTCGACGGGCGGCGCATCCTCCTCATCGACGATGTCGTCTACACCGGGCGCACCATCCGCGCCGCGCTCGACGCCGTGCTCGACTACGGGCGGCCGCGGCGCATCGAGCTGCTGGCGCTCGTGGACCGGGGAGGGCGGGAGCTGCCCATCCACCCGGATTACGTCGTCCGGAGCGTCGAGGTCGCGAGCGAGCGCAGGGTCGAGGTGATCGAGCGCGACGGTGAGCTGTGGTCGGTGATCTCCCCCGCCGACGGCCCGGCCACGGTGGGCTCATGA
- a CDS encoding aspartate carbamoyltransferase catalytic subunit: MKRIFPHRHLLGIEGLTRDQILALLDAAESFFDVSRRSVRKVPTLRGKTIINLFYEASTRTRTSFELAGKRLSADVINISASTSSTVKGESLLDTVQNLQSMQPDVLVIRHSASGAPHHVAARIRAAVVNAGDGTHEHPTQALLDAFTIRRKKGAFEGLTVAICGDVLHSRVARSNVRLLNALGARVRLAGPRTLLPPAAESLGAEVYPRLEPALEGADVVMMLRVQRERLQGAFLPTSREYSRAFGLNAARLSLAKPDALVMHPGPMNRGVEIDPAVADGPQSVILDQVEAGVAVRMAVLWVLAAESNEPPPAAG, encoded by the coding sequence ATGAAGCGGATCTTCCCGCACCGCCACCTGCTCGGGATCGAGGGGCTGACGCGCGACCAGATCCTCGCCTTGCTCGACGCGGCCGAGTCGTTCTTCGACGTCTCGCGCCGGAGCGTCCGCAAGGTGCCGACGCTGCGCGGCAAGACGATCATCAACCTCTTCTACGAAGCATCGACGCGCACCCGCACCTCGTTCGAGCTGGCGGGCAAGCGGCTGAGCGCCGACGTCATCAACATCAGCGCCTCCACGTCGAGCACGGTGAAGGGCGAGAGCCTGCTGGACACGGTGCAGAACCTGCAGTCGATGCAGCCCGACGTGCTGGTGATCCGGCACAGCGCCTCGGGGGCGCCGCATCACGTCGCGGCGCGCATTCGTGCCGCGGTGGTGAACGCCGGTGATGGGACGCACGAGCACCCGACGCAGGCGCTGCTCGACGCATTCACCATCCGGCGCAAGAAGGGGGCGTTCGAGGGGCTCACCGTCGCCATCTGCGGCGACGTCCTCCACAGCCGGGTGGCGCGCTCCAACGTGCGGTTGCTCAACGCGCTCGGTGCCCGGGTGCGACTCGCCGGTCCCCGCACGCTCCTGCCGCCGGCGGCCGAGTCGCTCGGTGCGGAGGTCTACCCTCGTCTGGAGCCCGCGCTGGAGGGGGCCGACGTGGTGATGATGCTCCGTGTCCAGCGCGAGCGCTTGCAGGGCGCCTTCCTGCCCACCAGCCGTGAGTACAGCAGGGCCTTCGGCCTGAACGCCGCGCGGCTCTCGCTGGCGAAACCGGATGCGCTCGTGATGCACCCGGGGCCCATGAACCGGGGCGTGGAGATCGATCCCGCGGTGGCCGACGGTCCCCAGAGCGTGATCCTCGACCAGGTCGAGGCCGGGGTCGCCGTGCGGATGGCCGTGCTCTGGGTGCTCGCTGCCGAGTCGAACGAGCCTCCGCCCGCTGCTGGCTGA
- a CDS encoding YceD family protein gives MPLLSYVANDIDITGTPVDATLPESWLTSELSEAEAIALGPGTIKGRLSRSGPTEIVVRGRVGARVTVPCARCLGPAQVSVDAEMALLLLPAKAARHAEGANGKSSKSKGSADREPEYEFSSEEADQDVYDGEIVVLDGFVREAILLELPSFPLCSEACPGIGAAVLGSAEEDAPSSPPEQPAEERPASIADLRDRFAQRSGRIPGPPALNGANGSAGHAASLSNETLKKKSKKE, from the coding sequence ATGCCTCTCCTCTCCTACGTAGCCAACGACATCGACATCACCGGCACGCCGGTGGACGCCACCCTCCCGGAGAGCTGGCTGACCAGCGAGCTTTCGGAGGCCGAGGCGATCGCACTCGGTCCCGGCACCATCAAGGGCCGCCTCTCGCGGTCGGGCCCCACGGAGATCGTCGTTCGTGGACGGGTCGGGGCGCGCGTCACCGTCCCTTGCGCGCGGTGCCTCGGCCCCGCCCAGGTGTCCGTGGACGCGGAGATGGCGCTCCTGCTCCTCCCCGCGAAGGCCGCGCGTCACGCCGAGGGGGCGAACGGTAAGTCCTCGAAGTCGAAGGGAAGCGCGGATCGTGAGCCCGAGTACGAGTTCTCGTCCGAAGAAGCGGACCAGGACGTGTACGACGGCGAGATCGTGGTCCTCGATGGGTTCGTCCGGGAAGCAATCCTGCTCGAACTGCCAAGCTTCCCCTTGTGCTCCGAGGCATGTCCGGGTATCGGTGCCGCCGTGCTGGGGTCTGCGGAGGAGGACGCTCCTTCGTCCCCACCGGAGCAGCCCGCCGAAGAGCGTCCGGCGTCGATCGCCGACCTCCGAGACAGGTTTGCTCAGCGCTCCGGTCGCATCCCTGGTCCTCCCGCCCTGAATGGGGCGAACGGTTCCGCGGGCCACGCGGCCTCGCTGAGCAACGAGACACTGAAGAAGAAGAGCAAGAAGGAGTAG
- the rpmF gene encoding 50S ribosomal protein L32 — MAVPKRKKTPPKRDMRRAQHDKVTPVQVISCENCGEARLPHRACGSCGHYKGRKAAPTGSENSGS; from the coding sequence GTGGCTGTCCCGAAGAGGAAGAAGACCCCCCCGAAGCGCGACATGCGGCGCGCCCAACACGACAAGGTGACCCCCGTGCAGGTGATCTCCTGCGAGAACTGTGGGGAAGCCCGGCTGCCGCACCGCGCTTGCGGTTCCTGCGGTCACTACAAAGGTCGCAAGGCTGCTCCTACCGGCAGCGAGAACAGCGGTAGCTAG
- a CDS encoding beta-ketoacyl-ACP synthase III, which yields MPRSRILGTGHYAPARVLSNSDLEKIVDTSDAWISERTGIRRRHVAADGETTSDMAAAAARRALEAAGLSVADVDLIIVGTISGDTPVPSCAVNVQQKLGAEEIPAFDISAACAGFLYGITIADQFIATGAANCVLVIGVELLSRILNWEDRTTCVLFGDGAGAVVLGPARGDGRGILSTCIFSDGALASSLIVPAGGTAEPVTDEGLERKRNKVHMVGQDIFRVAIKNLTSASTHALKASGLTSAELDWVVAHQANLRIITQVSSRLGFPLEKFVINIAEYGNTSSASIPIALDEAVRDGRIQPGQSVLLCALGAGISWGAALVRM from the coding sequence ATGCCCCGGAGCCGGATCCTCGGGACCGGCCACTACGCACCGGCGCGGGTGCTCTCGAACTCCGACCTCGAAAAAATCGTCGATACATCCGACGCCTGGATCTCCGAGCGAACGGGGATCCGGAGGCGGCATGTGGCCGCCGACGGCGAGACGACCAGTGACATGGCCGCCGCTGCGGCTCGGCGTGCGCTGGAAGCCGCAGGGCTGAGCGTCGCCGACGTCGATCTGATCATCGTCGGGACGATCAGCGGCGACACGCCCGTGCCGTCGTGCGCGGTGAACGTCCAGCAGAAGCTCGGCGCCGAGGAGATCCCGGCGTTCGACATCTCCGCGGCGTGCGCCGGGTTCCTCTACGGGATCACCATCGCCGATCAGTTCATCGCCACGGGGGCTGCGAACTGCGTCCTCGTGATCGGGGTCGAGCTCCTGTCGCGCATCCTCAACTGGGAGGATCGCACCACGTGCGTGCTTTTCGGCGACGGTGCGGGGGCGGTCGTGCTGGGGCCAGCGCGCGGGGACGGACGCGGGATCCTGTCGACCTGCATCTTCTCCGACGGTGCGCTGGCGTCGTCGCTCATCGTGCCAGCCGGCGGGACGGCGGAGCCCGTCACGGACGAGGGCCTCGAGCGGAAGCGCAACAAGGTCCACATGGTGGGCCAGGACATCTTCCGGGTCGCCATCAAGAACCTGACGAGCGCCTCGACGCACGCGCTGAAGGCCTCCGGGCTGACGAGCGCAGAACTCGACTGGGTCGTCGCGCACCAGGCGAACCTGCGGATCATCACCCAGGTGTCGTCACGGCTCGGCTTCCCGCTCGAAAAGTTCGTGATCAACATCGCGGAGTACGGCAACACCTCCAGCGCCTCGATCCCGATCGCGCTCGACGAAGCGGTGCGCGATGGGCGCATCCAGCCGGGCCAGAGCGTCTTGCTGTGCGCGCTGGGAGCCGGCATTTCGTGGGGTGCGGCGCTCGTCCGGATGTGA
- the fabD gene encoding ACP S-malonyltransferase, producing MKVAWLFPGQGAQEVGMGKALAESSEAARDVFRQADAALGEPLSRLCFEGPIEELTLTRNTQPALVAASCATLAALRERYPELGVPVFAAGHSLGEYSALVAAGALSLEDAVRLCRLRGEAMQEAVPAGQGGMAAVMGVDAPTLKALCEEAAQGEIVSAANYNGPGQTVIAGHASAVSRVGELVAKHGGKMVVLKVSAPFHCALMRPAAERLDAALAETRFGALAFPVIANVSGEPNGDPGEVRSLLVEQVASPVQWLRTIERMVDEGVTHALEIGPGKVLAGLVKRISKQIKVLGVNDPATVESVASFLA from the coding sequence GTGAAGGTTGCATGGCTCTTTCCTGGGCAGGGCGCGCAAGAGGTCGGCATGGGCAAGGCCCTCGCGGAGTCGTCCGAAGCGGCCCGCGACGTCTTTCGACAGGCCGATGCCGCGCTGGGAGAGCCTCTCTCCAGGCTCTGCTTCGAAGGGCCGATCGAGGAGCTGACGCTCACCCGGAACACGCAGCCTGCCCTCGTGGCGGCGAGCTGCGCGACGCTCGCTGCGCTGCGTGAGCGCTACCCCGAGCTGGGGGTGCCCGTCTTCGCCGCGGGTCACTCGCTCGGCGAGTACAGCGCGCTCGTGGCGGCGGGGGCGCTCTCGCTGGAGGACGCCGTGCGGCTCTGCCGCCTGCGGGGCGAGGCGATGCAGGAGGCCGTGCCGGCGGGGCAGGGGGGCATGGCGGCGGTGATGGGGGTCGACGCCCCGACGCTGAAGGCCCTCTGCGAGGAGGCAGCGCAAGGGGAGATCGTGTCCGCCGCGAACTACAACGGTCCCGGGCAGACGGTGATCGCGGGGCACGCGAGCGCGGTCTCGCGCGTGGGGGAGCTCGTCGCGAAGCACGGGGGGAAGATGGTCGTGCTCAAGGTGAGCGCGCCTTTCCACTGCGCGCTCATGCGCCCTGCGGCCGAGCGTCTCGATGCGGCGCTGGCCGAGACCCGATTCGGAGCGCTCGCGTTCCCGGTGATCGCCAACGTGAGCGGCGAGCCGAACGGGGATCCGGGAGAGGTGCGGTCGCTGCTCGTCGAGCAGGTGGCGAGCCCGGTGCAGTGGCTGCGCACCATCGAGCGCATGGTCGACGAAGGTGTCACCCACGCGCTGGAGATCGGACCCGGCAAGGTGCTCGCGGGTCTCGTGAAGCGCATCTCCAAGCAGATCAAGGTGCTCGGCGTGAACGATCCCGCGACCGTCGAGAGCGTGGCGTCGTTCCTCGCGTGA
- a CDS encoding 3-oxoacyl-ACP reductase family protein gives MFQLTDKVAIVTGGSRGLGRAAAEALAAQGAHVVVTYVRGEAEAKAVVDGITAKGGKAEAIGFDVADMAASEAAIAEASKRLGRLDILVANAGISIDNLLLRVKEEELDRLFAVNVKGTIACARAAIKVMMRARTGRVVLLSSVVGEMGNVGQTAYAATKAALLGVTKSLAREYASRGITVNAVAPGFIESDMTATINAEMKETLLKGVPLGRIGRAEEVAAAVAFLCSDEASYVTGQTLRVNGGMYV, from the coding sequence ATGTTCCAGTTGACGGATAAAGTAGCGATCGTGACGGGTGGGTCTCGCGGTCTCGGCCGCGCTGCTGCCGAGGCCCTCGCGGCGCAAGGCGCGCACGTGGTGGTCACCTACGTCCGCGGTGAGGCCGAGGCGAAGGCCGTGGTGGACGGCATCACGGCGAAGGGGGGGAAGGCGGAGGCCATCGGCTTCGACGTCGCCGACATGGCGGCGTCCGAGGCGGCGATCGCCGAGGCGTCGAAGCGCCTGGGGCGGCTCGACATCCTCGTGGCGAATGCGGGCATCTCCATCGACAACCTGCTCCTCCGCGTGAAGGAGGAAGAACTCGACCGGCTCTTCGCGGTGAACGTCAAGGGCACGATCGCGTGCGCGCGTGCCGCGATCAAGGTGATGATGCGTGCGCGCACGGGCCGCGTGGTGTTGCTCTCGAGCGTGGTCGGCGAGATGGGCAACGTCGGGCAGACGGCGTATGCCGCGACGAAGGCGGCGCTGCTCGGCGTGACCAAGTCGCTCGCCCGCGAGTACGCATCTCGTGGGATCACGGTGAATGCCGTCGCGCCCGGGTTCATCGAGTCGGACATGACGGCCACGATCAACGCGGAGATGAAGGAGACCCTGCTGAAGGGCGTCCCGCTCGGGCGCATCGGGCGTGCCGAAGAGGTCGCCGCGGCCGTGGCGTTCCTCTGCTCCGACGAGGCCAGCTACGTCACCGGCCAGACGCTCCGCGTCAACGGCGGCATGTACGTCTAG
- the acpP gene encoding acyl carrier protein gives MAEGRDITAEVKRIIKEQLDVDEKDIKPEATFIEDLGADSLGLVELVLAFEEAFEIDISDEDTEKIRTVQDAIDYIEQHTKK, from the coding sequence ATGGCGGAAGGGCGCGACATCACGGCCGAGGTCAAGCGGATCATCAAGGAGCAACTCGACGTCGACGAGAAGGACATCAAGCCTGAAGCGACGTTCATCGAGGATCTGGGCGCCGATTCGCTGGGCCTGGTCGAGCTGGTGCTAGCCTTCGAGGAAGCGTTCGAGATCGACATCTCGGACGAAGACACGGAGAAGATCCGGACGGTCCAGGACGCCATCGACTACATCGAGCAGCACACGAAGAAGTAA
- the fabF gene encoding beta-ketoacyl-ACP synthase II — translation MERVVITGIGLVTPNGIGTQETWRSVLAGESGIGPITLFDPAPFPTRFAGEVKGFSAEQWMPKKKVREMGRFAHLSLAAAQLCIKDAAIELTDEDREQCGTLIGVGLGGLEYLYQHSLTLHERGPSKVSPYFIPTVIANLAAGQVAISLNLRGVSYCNTSACSSSAHSLGEAFEWIRRGRSSIMLAGGAESTVTGLGVGGFSAMFALSRRNDEPHRASRPWDRGRDGFVMSEGAGCLLLESLTHARARGATIYGELVGYGASCDAYHITKPSPDGEGAQRAMKMALDDARLAPDAIDYINAHGTSTPQGDIEEARAIIGLFGERALSKQLLVSSTKSSMGHLLGAAGAVELALSALALRDGMVPPTINLEDQDPNCPLDFVPLTARERPLRHVMSNAFGFGGTNVSLVLSRFEA, via the coding sequence ATGGAACGCGTAGTCATCACCGGCATCGGGCTGGTCACTCCCAACGGAATCGGAACTCAGGAGACCTGGCGGTCGGTCCTCGCGGGTGAGTCCGGCATCGGTCCGATCACCCTCTTCGACCCCGCCCCCTTTCCCACCCGCTTCGCAGGCGAGGTGAAGGGGTTCTCGGCCGAGCAGTGGATGCCGAAGAAAAAGGTGCGGGAGATGGGCCGGTTCGCCCACCTCTCGCTGGCGGCGGCGCAGCTCTGCATCAAGGACGCGGCCATCGAGCTGACCGACGAGGATCGGGAGCAGTGCGGCACGCTGATCGGCGTGGGGCTGGGTGGGCTGGAGTATCTCTACCAGCACTCGCTCACCCTCCACGAGCGGGGTCCCTCCAAGGTCAGCCCGTACTTCATCCCGACGGTGATCGCGAACCTCGCGGCCGGGCAGGTGGCGATCTCGCTGAACCTCCGCGGCGTGAGCTACTGCAACACGAGCGCATGCTCCTCCAGCGCGCACTCCCTCGGTGAGGCCTTCGAGTGGATCCGCCGAGGTCGCTCCTCGATCATGCTCGCGGGCGGAGCGGAGTCGACGGTGACGGGGCTCGGCGTCGGCGGCTTCAGCGCGATGTTCGCGCTCTCCAGGAGGAACGACGAGCCGCATCGCGCGAGCCGCCCCTGGGATCGCGGGCGCGACGGCTTCGTCATGAGCGAGGGGGCGGGGTGCCTGCTCCTCGAGTCGCTCACCCATGCGCGTGCGCGTGGGGCGACGATCTACGGCGAACTCGTCGGGTACGGGGCGTCGTGCGACGCCTACCACATCACCAAGCCGTCACCGGACGGTGAGGGCGCGCAGCGCGCGATGAAGATGGCGCTCGACGACGCGCGGCTCGCTCCGGACGCGATCGACTACATCAACGCGCACGGGACCTCGACGCCTCAGGGAGACATCGAGGAAGCCCGGGCGATCATCGGCCTCTTCGGCGAACGGGCGCTCTCGAAGCAGCTCCTGGTGAGTTCCACCAAGTCGTCGATGGGCCACCTGCTCGGCGCTGCCGGAGCCGTGGAGCTGGCGCTCTCGGCGCTCGCGCTCCGTGACGGCATGGTGCCCCCCACCATCAACCTGGAAGACCAGGACCCGAACTGCCCCCTCGACTTCGTGCCTCTCACGGCGCGAGAGCGTCCTCTCCGCCACGTGATGAGCAACGCTTTCGGGTTCGGCGGGACCAACGTGTCGCTGGTCCTCTCCCGCTTCGAGGCGTGA